The region GAACTTTGATCTTTTTACTCCCCATGAGGTAAAAATGAAATTCGGTGTCACACCGGAACATATCCCAGATTACAAAGCATTGGCAGGAGACTCATCAGATAACTATAATACAGTTCGCGGCATAGGTCCGAAAACCGCACAGAAGCTTTTGAAGATAGAGCCGACTGTAGAAAAACTGCTTGAACACCTAGATCTTGTCGATAATGAAAAATGGCGAACAATTCTTTCGGAACACAAAGAGCAAATACTTCTTTTCAAAAAAATAGCAACCATCGTACGTGATGTAGAGGTCAATCCGCCCAAGTCACAACTCGCATTTTCCGGTTTTCGTGACGACATGAAAGCAGAACTCAAAAAGCTGGAACTTTTTTCTCTGGTAACTAAGCTTTATGAAAATATTGAGTTACAGCCTGTTAAAAAGGAAGAGAAGAAGAAGAAGGAGAATAACTCCGATCAAATTGATCTGTTTTCCTGAAACATTGCAACTTCCCCGAAAATCCTGTATCTTTAATACTCCCATATGATAGCCCCTGACACTCAACAAAATCTGTTATACACCATATACTTTATCCTCATTCATAATTTTGAAGCGATTCTCTACTCTGTCGGCATTATTATTGCTTTGATCATATCTTTGTATAAGCCCTCCCGAGGTAAAATCCTGATCATGTGGGGGTTTATTATCCTTCTTTTTGCGTTTGAATATGACAAGCACATTCTGGAACCCTTGAGACAGCAAACCATCGGATCCCTCATTACCGAGCGGCAAAGCTTTCGGATTGAGCATACGATTAATTATGTAACGATGCGTGTGTTGCCGAAGGCACTTCCGTTCTTCGGCTGGATGCTCGTCATCGGCGGGATTTTTTTTGACAAAATCATCAAAGCGATACAGCAAAGATTGCATCACAATAAGAAAGATTTATAATACAACTACTATGTGCGGAATATTCGGATATATCGGAGATAAAAAAAATGCCGGGGAGCTCATCCTAAACGGCCTCAAATCGCTTGAGTATCGGGGATATGATTCCTGGGGAGTTGCCGTTAAAAAAGGCAATAATGACCTGTACATCGAAAAACACACCGGCAAGATCGGAGATGCATCCCTACCAGAGCTTTCAACCATGATCGGTATCGGTCATACCAGATGGGCAACTCACGGCGGTGTACAAAAAGCAAATGCGCACCCCCACATCAGCTGTGACAAAGAAATCGTGATTGTACACAACGGTATTGTTGAAAACTTCACGGAACTCAAGAGAGATCTTCTTAAAAAGGGACATATATTTAAATCGGAGACCGATTCAGAAGTCCTTGCTCATCAATTAGAAGAGCTTCTCAAGTCAGAATCTGACCTACAGTCTGCCGTCTACACGTTGAAGGCTATGATACGAGGTATGAATGCCGTGATTGCCTTCTTTCCTAAAAAAGGGACATTTTACATTTTTAAAAACGGCTCACCTATCGTAATCGGAAAAGGTAAGAATGAATATTTTATCGCATCCGATGCATCGGCGATAATACCCCATACAAAAGAGGTGTACTTCGTCGAAGACGGCGAAACGATCTGTTTGAAAAAAGATGAAATTACATTATTTGGCATCCATGGTAAAACAAAAAAAATAAAGTATATGAAACTGAGCTATGATGCCGAGGCAGTAACACGGGGGAAATTTGACCACTTCATGCTGAAAGAAATCTATGAACAGCCGACCGTCGTCACAAATATTGCTTCATCACAAACAGGTGCCATCAAAGAAGTAGCAAAAAGAATCCGAAAAGCGTATGGTACCTATCTGGTCGGCTGCGGAACAGCCTCATATGCCTGCCTTGCCGGAACATATCTTTTCTCAAAGATTGCCAAACGACATATTAATTTTTCCATCGGCTCAGAGTTTTCCTATTTATTGGACTTTCTGAAAGATACGTCTCTGGTAATAGCCCTTTCACAGTCAGGCGAAACAATTGATATTATTGACAGTGTCCAGAAAGCAAAAAAGAAAAAAGCAGAGCTTGTCGCTCTGACCAATGTACTCGGCTCAACGCTCTATCGCATGGCAGATTACAGCATGCTTCTATCGGCAGGTCCTGAAAAAGCAGTAGCGTCAACAAAAGCTTATACAGCAAAAATTGCATTCCTATACCTCATCGCGCATGAACTTGAGGGATCCCTACAACACGGCATATTGAACATACAAAAGGCAGTAAATGAAATTGATGGATTGCTAGACCGAAAAAATCGAATTAAAAAACTGACCGGACAAATAAAAAACCATGACCATATTTTTATTCTCGGACGCGGCGTTTCCTATGCGGCAGCACTTGAATCCGCACTTAAAATTAAGGAAGTATCCTATGTTCATGCGGAGGGTTTCGCGGCAGGAGAACTTAAACACGGTGTCATTGCTCTGATAGAAAAAGGGACACCGGTCATTCTGTTTAACCCTGAGGATGAAACGTATGAAGATAGCCTTTCTGCAGCACATGAAGTGAAAGCCCGCGGCGCGTTTGTCATCGGTGTCTCCAGCAAAAAAAGCGATGTCTATGATGAGTTTATCGAAGTTAAAAACTGTGAAGATGCGACGATTATCCCCAACGTGGTGATTGCACAACTCATGGGATATTATCTAGCTATTGCGAAAGGATTTGATCCTGACATGCCGAGAAACCTGGCAAAAAGTGTCACCGTGAAATAATTAAGGTTCCTCAAGTACCTCTTTTAGTTTGGAAAAATATTTCTTCACTTCCTTTATCAGGTTACTGTCTGCCTGTCGATCGATTAAGTATTTTGCGCTGCCGCCCATCTCATAAGTAAATATCTCTTTATCAACTTTTCCTTTTGTCAGAAGATGGATTGTTGCAATAAGATACTTACTCATTACCGTCATCCTGCCTTCTTTCTTGAAACGACGGAAGGAAAAATAAATTTTGGTTTGCGGTAACAGTTTTGCAGACACCCCTCTTTTCTTCGCCCGCTGCACAATTTCATGATCTTCGTAAACAAAAACCCCTTCATCGTACCCGCCAAGTGATGTAAAGAAATGTCTTTGGAAGACAGCACCGGGACCGTAAGTGAACGGCTTTTGGCTGAGATGGCTCATCTCTACAAATGAAGAAATTACCCTGAATAACACTTCATCGGGAGGTGTCCCGTCATGCGGCAAATGCAGGGGTAAATACAGTAAAAACTCCGAATCATGTATGTTATTAATCAGATCCTGAATAAAGTTAGAATCCAGCTTCATATCAGAGTCCAGAAAAAGCAGATAGTCACCTTTTGCCTGTTGCGCACCGAAATTTCGCTGATATGCAAGATGCCGTTTGTCAGCTTCAATAATCTGAATATTTATTTGATCAGAGAAGCGCTCGGCTTTTTCCCGTGTCTTGTCTTCCGAGTGAGCATCTACAACGATGACTTCAAAATCCTTGGAGGTCTGATCTGCAAGGTTTCGCAGTAATTTCGGAAGATAGACTTCCTCGTTCAATGCCGGGATAATAATGCTTATTGTCGGATTCATGAGTTTTATCTCTTTGCTCACCTCGTGAACAGGTATAATGATTAAGTAAGGCATATTATAACTTTTTTAGGTTAGTTGTTGGTGTGATGATGAAAAAAAACCTCTCCGGTATCGTGTTTGTCATAGCAGTACTTACTGTTGTGATATCAATCAGCATCTTCATCGTTCTCTTTTCAAGACGTGAAAGTGATCTCACAATTGATCATGAAACGACAAGAGATACAGAAACGCAGGCAAGCACTCGAACAATGAATGTAATGACGTTTAACATCAAGGGTTGTAGATTTACTGATGAGGCTTTTTATACGGCGATGTGGAATCGTATTGTTGATGAACTTATTACAAAAGTTGATGCAAATGGCAGAAGATACATTTATGTATCTCTAGCAGGGTTTGAGGAAGTGGATGATTTTTGTGGCGTTCGAAATGAGGATGCTCTAAACGGAGTAACACAAAACCCGACCGAAGATTATTATTTTATTCGATCACTTGAGCGCTATTTCGTCAAGGACAGAGATTTTTTTGTATATCAAAGAAAAATTAAAAGTGAACAAGGAGGGGATTTTAACTCATTCTCACAAATGATGTTTTCCGTTTATCCGATGGAGCTTCTTAGCCCGGAAACAAACTGGCCGTTAAGCGCAAAAATTACCATTCCTGATACTTCCCGACCTTTATACTTTCACGTTATGCACCCAAGAGGTAATTCAGCAAGCTGTAGCAGCAATACAGCATATTTAGATCGTGCTGAAACAATTTCACAAGGGAGTACCAATATTATTTATGCAGGCGATTTTAATGCCCGCTACTATTCAGGCGCCTGTAATTCCCCTCGTGTTAATGAGAATTACACCTTCTCAGTTCCTATAGATCCTCAAAATCCTGAAGCTCGCTTAGATATTATTGACTATGTTATGGCACATAAGCAATCTGATTGGGTCGTTGAATCAGCTATCATGGATCGTACTTGGGATGTGAAAAAAGATGGAATAGAAAGATATTGGTCTGACCATAACCCGGTTATTGCAACGCTGAAGTACACCGGAAGTGCGCCTGTCACAACCGAGACACCTATCACCCCGACAGCTCAAACCACTATTACCCCGACGTCAGCAACAGCAACTGCTACACCGACTACCAATCCGGGAACGAGCATCACACCTCAACCGACTTCTACTGTCACGTCAATCCCGCCAACTGCAACAGTAGTACCAACGGCTACTCTTACTTCCTCTCCAACACCCTCAAATTCTCCCTCTCCAACAGCAACTGCTACACCAACCTCAACGCCAACACCCACCGCGACACCGACATCTACACCCACACCGACTGCAACTCCGACTTTTACGCCTATCCCGACAGCGACACTAACTCCTACTCCCACCATACAACCTGTGCCGTCGGCACCGTCAGATCTCACGATCAATGACACTCCTCCCGGCTTTTCGCCCCTCACGATCCTCATGATTTCGCTCGGTCTTCTTTTCACCGGTCTTTTGCTCTAAAAGCGTGATACAATAACAATTATGGACGTTCTGAAGGTTCAAAACCTCACAAAACAATTCGGAAAATTTAAAGCAGTGGATTCAATCTCATTTACCCTAAAAAAGGGAGAAATACTGGGATTACTGGGTCCGAACGGTGCCGGAAAAACGACAACAATACAGATGCTTTTGGGCGTCCTGTCTCCTTCTTCGGGAATGATTTCCTATTTCGGCCGTGACTTTGATTCAAATAGAGAAGAAATACTTGAGAAAGTAAACTTTTCATCGACCTACACAAATTTACCCTGGAACCTCACGGTAAGGGAAAATCTGACCTATACATCGTATCTGTACAACCTTCCGAACAGGAAAGAACAGCTGTCAAAAATCGTTGAGGCGTTTCGTTTGCAAAAGCTACTGAATCAGACTTTAACCGAGCTTTCGGCCGGGCAGCTGACAAGGGTCAATCTCGCAAAAGCATTTGTGAATAATCCCACAGTCCTTTTACTTGATGAACCGACCTCAAGCCTCGATCCTGAGGTCGCCAAAATGGTTCGCGAATTCATTCTCGCAGAACGGTCAAAAAATGAATTATCAATCGTATTTACCAGTCACAATATGAGCGAAGTCGAAGAGGTTTGTGATCGAATTCTTTTCATCAACAACGGCATTATTGTCGCCGACGACACACCGGAAAATCTTATGAAATCACTTGACACCGTTCGTGTTCGGCTTGTTATGGATAAGACTTGCCTTGCTGCCCTTATGAGTTTCGGCAATCAATACCATGCCTCTATACAGAATAAAGATCGGGATTTTGTAGTCGAACTGAAGGAAAGCCAAGTCCCGGATCTCCTTTCGTATTTAGCTAATCACAAGATGAAGTATTACGAAATCAGTATTGATAAACCTGACCTTGAGGATTATTTTTTATATATTGCCGGTCAGAATAAAAACCGAGACTTATGATTTTACCTTGTCATTCCGGACTTGATCCGGAATCTATTGAATAATGAAAATACATCGAATATACGCCATACTGCTTCGTAATCTCTACCTTTTCAGAAGGAGTTATGATCGTTTGGCCGATTCATTTTACTGGATTACCCTTGATCTCCTGACATGGGGAATTACCGGTGTGTACTTCCAGTCATTCTCACCTGATTCTCAAAACATAGTGTTTATGTTGATCTCCGGTGTAGTTCTTTGGAATTTGGTCTATCGAACGCAGTCGGATATTAATGTCAGTCTACTGGAAGAACTTTGGAACAAGAACCTGATTAATCTGTTTGTGTCTCCTCTGAAGTTTAGCGAGTTTATAAGTGGCCTGGTGATCCTCGGAGTAGTAAAGGCCATGATCAGCCTGATGTTCGGGACACTTCTCGCCTGGCTGTTTTTCCATATCAGTATCCTCAGTTACTCAATACATCTCATATTCTTCTTCCTGTCTCTGGTACTCACGGGAATCTGGGTGGGATTCATGATCTCATCGGTTATCCTTCGATTCGGAACAAGAATTCAAACGCTTGCCTGGACATTTGTATGGATTGTCTCGCCTTTCTCAGCAATTTACTACCCGCTAGAAACACTTCCGCAATGGGCACAGTTCATTTCGCGTGCTCTTCCGACAAGTTATGTGTTTGAACAGGGACGTAACCTGTTGCTACACGGTCAAGTTAATTATCTGATGATCGCAATAAGTTTTGTACTGAATGCTGTCTATATTGTCGGAGCGTTTTTCTTCTTGAAATCGAGTTTCCGTAAAGTTCTCGATAAGGGACTCGTGAAAGTGTACTGATCTACATATTTGATAAGTAATTAGAGTTTGAGTACCGTTGACTGATAAAGAAACTTCATTATAATGAGGCTAATGTCACACCCAATAGAAGCCTTTCAAACCATGATTAATGAACGTAATCCCCGCTTCTTTGACCCAGTCTCCTTCGTGCAAAAAGATATTGACCGTATTTACAACCAAGAACAGGTAACAGTCGGTATGCCCATGGGTGCGGAAGTTATGTTGAATGCGCTGGCCCGTGAACATACGGTTGCCATTGTCGGTGCACAGCTCGGAGATGAGGGAAAAGGACGAATAGTTGACAATAAATTAGAGCAAATTCTTTCTATTCCCGGGATGCAGATGGCATATGTTGTCCGTTTCCAGGGAGGCTCGAATGCCGGTCATACCGTATATACTCCGGATGGTGTAAAAATTCCCCTTCATCAGGTCCCTTCGAGTATAAACGAAGACCGTGCAGTCGGTATCATGGACAGCGGTATGGTCGTCCATATGGAAGATCTAAAAACCGAAATCGAAGACGGCGAAGCGATTGTCGGAGACCTGAGGAACCGTCTCTATTTGAGTGAAGAAGCAAAACTGGTTACCGATCTGGAAAGAGCCGAAGAAGTAGTAAACCGATTTAAAAGTTCAGGTAAGTCAGGAGGAGGTACAGGACGAGGCATCAGTCCCACATATGCCAATGACCTGAGTAGGTTAGGAACTCATGTCAAAGACCTTATGGCTGACAACTGGCGGGAGGTCTACGGTGCCCGATATGACCGATATGCGAAAGAGTTCGCAGTGCACAATTACGACATTGCAACCATGCAGGTACCCGATCTTCGCGAAACAAGAGACCAGAAAAAAGCAGTAACCCGAAATCTCGGGACAATGGATGAATTTTTAGACCGGCTGGAGTCGGTCAGGAACTGGTATATCGAGCGAGATGCAAGTCAGCCTGATAAACCTTCAATGATTCAGAACACATTCATCATGCATCAGGAAATGTACAATAATCTGAATGCAGGAGTATTGTTTGAAGGAGCACAGGCTGTCGGCCTCCATCACTCAATAGGAAGACTTCCAGATGTGACATCCTCAGATACCAGTATCAACGGTATTGCCGCGGGTACGAAGCTGTGGAAAGCACAGGATGTCCGCGAAAAAATCGGTGTCATGAAACTTACCTATATGTCCAGTGTCGGAAGCGTACACATGGCAACTGACTTGATGCTGCCGAGAGGTGCCGTAGAGGATCCGACAAAACTGACTGATCCCCAGAAATACGGGTTGTGGGTTCGTGAAGAAGCACATGAGTACGGGACCACAACAGGAAGACCGCGTGATATCTGTCTTCTGGATCTTGAACTTATGAGATACAACATCCGCATGGGAGGGATCGAGATGCTTGCCGGAACACATTTGGACATTGCGTGGGAAGATATGCCAATCAAAGTCTGTACACATTATGTCGATTCTACGGGTCAACGGGTTCCGTATCAGCCTGGTGTCGAACATCAGGAGAACCTAACCCCTGTATATGTAGACCTCCCCGGATGGGACGGAGCGGCCACTCAAGCCGCACGTACATTCGATGAGCTTCCCGATAATGCAAAGAAATTCCTGGCTTTTGTTCAGGCTCAAACATCAACACCAATCACGGCCGTCACCAACGGACCGCATCGTGACCAGCTTGTCGATATACCCCGATGGGAAATTCCGCCGAAGCAATTCCGGAGCGCAGACCGAACTCTCTGAGAAGGAGCATTCTCGTTCATATCTGACAAAAATGCGGATGTTGAAGGTTATACTAAACCTCAGAATCAAGCAATAATGGGTTTGTAAATGTACAAGGATACTGATCAGAAGGAACCCCTACAAAGGTCAGGATATCAATAACAGCTACAATGTCAGAATATCTTCATAAGATTCGTGTAGAATGTTGAAATGGAATCAAAAAGTACTACATCCCAAATTGTAAGAAAGAGCTTCACGCTAATGGTCATAAGACTGGTGATATTTGAGCTGATCTTAGAGTCAATATATATCGCTTGGCGATTCGGTATCGATGGCTTCCCCATATCTCCAGAAATGAAAATATCGCTGCACAGCTATACAACAGTTGTATTCATCATTGTAACCATATCACAAATCATAATTTTACTTAGAATTGTCTTACAGTGGATGAACGAAAGCTATGAACTGAAGAATAATGAATTGACGATTTATGAAGGCGTTCTTTCGAAAATATCAAGATCATATCCCTACAATCAAATCCAAACAATCACTGTGAGTCAAAGCATGTTTGGACGTTTGCTCAATTTCGGAACAATTGTACTGACAATTCCGACACTATCCCAAGATCTCGTGCTAAATGAAATACCTAAACCACATCTCTTCGCTGAACAAATTAAAAACTACTTGCCCAAATCAGACCAATCTGCTTTATTTTTACGAAGAAAGTAACCATCTTATCACCCCATCTCGGGATAATGGCATTTCTTGAATTTCTTGCCCGACCCACACCAGCAGGGATCATTTCTTCCCAGTGTTTTCTTTTTGGGTGCATTCAACGAGACAGCTTTCTGAGCTGGCTGCTGTGTCGGTTGCTGAGCCGGTTCTTTTTGCTTACCTGAGAAAGGATCAACTGCTGACGCCGCCTGAAACTGCATCGGCTGTTTTTGTTGCTGCTTTTCTTTGATTTCTTCCGCCTGTTTCGGTTCCTGAATCTCGACCCGCATGATGCGGCGGATAGATTCGTAATTGATATCAGACAGAAGTTTTTCGAACATCATAAACGCCTCATTTTTATATTCAACCAACGGATCCATCTGCGCAAATCCGCGTAAGTTTATCCCTTGTCTGAGATCGTCAATAGCGGTAAGGTGTTGAGTCCAATATTGATCAATAGTCGAAAGAAACAATGACCGTACGACCTGATTCCACATTTGTTCCCCCAACTTCTCCGCACGCGACGCATAATGTTTCCGTGCCTGCTTTGTCAAATATTCCTGAAAAGCCTCTTCATCATTATCCTCAAGGATCTTGTTCAGTTGTTCTTTTTTGATATCCAGAAGGACATCGACATCTTTTTCAAACTGCTCACGTATTTCATCCTGAGTTTCTTTCAACGCAAAAAAATTCGCACCCATCATCGCAATCTGTTCATCGATCACACGATACACAGTTTCCTGAAATGCCTTCGGGTCGGTCTCAGGATAATTTAAGAGTTTTCTTCTCAGCGAATAAATAATATCGCGTTGTCTGTTCAGAACATCGTCATACTCCACCAGATGTTTTCGGATGTCAAAGTTGAAACCTTCAACCTTGACCTGGGCCTGCTCGATCGCACGGGAAACCATACCGTGTGAAAGCGGCTGATCTTCCGGGAAATTGAGCATAGTCATCATATTTGCTATCTGTTCACCGCCGAAAATGCGCATCACATCATCTTCAAGTGAGACATAAAATCGTGTCTCTCCGTGATCGCCCTGACGTCCTGAGCGTCCTCTGAGCTGATTGTCTATACGGCGTGATTCATGTCTTTCTGTACCGATCACATACAGACCGCCGAGCTTGATGATATCTGCATGTTCCTTTTCCCATGCTTCATACGCCTTCTTGTACTCCGCTTCCGATTTGAAACTGCCCCGTTCGACTCCCCCTCCCAGGACGATATCGACTCCACGGCCGGCCATATTCGTAGCCACAGTCACGGCATGTTTTTTTCCGGCCTGAGCGATAATATGTGCTTCACGTTCATGATTTTTTGCATTCAAAAGTTCATGCGGAATACCTTTCTGCTTCAGAAGTCTCGAAAGGTGTTCGTTTTTATCAATGGAGGTCGTGCCTACCAAAACAGGTCGTCCTTTTTTGTACTGCTCAGCTATATCATCCACAACGGCATTGTATTTCCCCCGCATTGTTTTGAAAATCAGATCCGGATGATCGACACGGGCCATATCGCGGTGAGTCGGAATGACCAAGACGTCAGCGTTGTATATTTTATTGAATTCCTCAGCTTCGGTCGATGCGGTACCTGTCATGCCTGCCAGCTTTTCATACATTCTGAAGTAATTCTGAAGCGAAACCGTAGCCAGAGTTTTTGATTCCTGTTTGATCTGTACGCCTTCTTTCGCCTCTATTGCCTGATGCAGTCCTTCGGAAAACCTTCTTCCTTCAAGTAGCCGTCCCGTAAATTCATCAACGATGATGACTTCTCCGTTCCGAACGATGTAATCTTTATCTAGCTGAAACAAAGTTTGTGCTTTCAGTGATGCTTCAATATAAGAAAGTGTGTCGAAATCCTTCTCATAAATATTGTCAACACCCAGGATTTTTTCAACCTTTTCAATCCCCTTCTCAGTCAGATGTGCGGTTCTCAGTTTTTCATCAATCACAAAATCCATTTCCGGTGAAAGCTGTTTGACGATTTTTGAATAGTCATAATATTTAGAAGTATCCTGGTCGTATGGTGCTGAAATAATATGAGGAGTTCGTGCCTCATCAATAAGTACTGAATCCGCTTCATCGACAATCGCAAAATGAAAGCCCCGCTGGACAAGCTGTGCCGGACTTTGAGCCATGTTGTCCCGGAGATAATCAAATCCGAATTCCGAATTGATACCATAGGTGATATCAGCCTCATATGCCGCTTTTCGTGAGATAGGACGAAGATGCGCCAAACGTTTATCGGCTATATCTTTTTCCGTATATTCCGGATCGTACTGAAGTGACTGTCCCGAAATCATTGCTGAAGTCGTCAAGCCGAGGAAGTGAAATACCTGGCCCATCCATCCGGCATCGCGTCTGGCAAGATAATCGTTTACGGTGACAAGATGTGCCCCTTTGCCTTCAAGTGCATTGAGATACAAAGCGGCTGTTGCTGTCAACGTTTTCCCTTCTCCCGTTTTTTGCTCCACGATTTTTCCTTCATGCATCGCAATCCCTCCGATGAGCTGGACATCATAATGCCGTTGTCCGAGTGTCCTTCTGGCAGCTTCGCGTACGAGCGCAAATGACCAGGGAAGAATATCATCTAGCGTTTTTCCTGACTGAAGTTCTTTTTTGAGTTTTTCCGTTTCGTTTCTGAAGTCATCATCTTTTAGACCGCGTGCCTTATCCTCCAGAGCATTGATTTCATTTACAATTGCGCTAATTCTGTTTATTTCTTTCTGGTTAAAGTCAAAAAAGTTTTTGATGAAGGACAACATATGAATACAATTCTAAAACACAAATAATAATTTACAAGCTAAAAGAAGAGAAAAAAGGTATTATTGCAGGAAATACTCGTTCGGTATCACAAGCAGCCGTTCAGCGGTAAAACGGGTCTGACTGGTATTTTCAGGATTTCCTTTTACGACTACATGCACTGAGTCGCCTTCTTTCAACTTTGAAAAACCGATTTTTTCTGTTTCTAATGTCTTGATATTGAGCATTTTCTGACTGGTCTTGGATTCAACATCCAGGACATAGTCAGTCTTATCAACGGTCAAAACATTGACCGTAAAATCTTCTGATGTTACGTTTGTTATCTTGCCTGATATGACAAGATACTGTTGATCACGATAAACCGCATTTGCCGTGATTGAGTCTCCGATTTCGGGTCCCGTCACGAAAAGATAATCTCCTTTTTCGATATCATCCTGCTCCAGATCCGTCGTTTTGTTCCGGCGATATCATAAAAGTCAGTCAAGGTATCGTCAATAGATATGCTTATTTGTTTGCCGTCAGAATCAGTGAGAGTCCAGTCGTTGTTATCAATTTCAGCTACTATTCCGGATACGGCTTTTTCCGTTTCTTTCAGCTGCTCCACCTTTTCAGCAACTTTTTCCTTAAGTTTATCCACTTCCTCGGTCAGACTTCCTGAGGGAGTTGATGTCGGGGATTGAGAAAAAACAGGAACTGCAACAACGGTAAAAATAAGCAAAGTTAATGCTGTTACCGAATATTTCATATTATTCATCTTTGAGATAATAAATTCGTAACGTTTGTTCCTGCGGAGTACTGCTTCCTGAGTAAACACTGATCTGTATTACGTTTTCACCCAAAGCAAGAGGCATCTCAACTGAAAAATCTCCTTTTTCATTTTTCAAAATTTCTTCAGCTACCTGTGACTGGAAAACAATAAGACCATTGAGAGGAGCTTTTCCGGAAATCGTGACGGTGTCTTCATTGACAACGGCACCCGGCTCAGGTGAAGAAACTACAAGCTGTGCTTGTGAAGTGCTTGCCGTGACAGGCTGAGTTATGACCTTTTTATCATCAGATTCTATAGGAATTACTTTAGCTTCATCACTGTTGTTTGTCTGAAAAAGCACAAACAACCCTGCACCAGCACCCAATAAAATACCGAACACAATAGCAACAATGGTTTCCTGTTTCATATGTTAATTATAAATCAGTTCTCTCAAAATTGTAGGAATGGTTTCAATAAGATCTGCTACATTGTACCAAAGTCCTTTCGAAGACATAAGTTTGTCTGCAGCTTTCTTCTCCAGAAAAGACGCTATCAGGGCTGATGTGACGGGATCATTTTTAGCATACAACGAAACGATAAGACCTGCCAGTACATCACCGGTACCTCCTTTTGTCAG is a window of Candidatus Roizmanbacteria bacterium DNA encoding:
- the secA gene encoding preprotein translocase subunit SecA, giving the protein MLSFIKNFFDFNQKEINRISAIVNEINALEDKARGLKDDDFRNETEKLKKELQSGKTLDDILPWSFALVREAARRTLGQRHYDVQLIGGIAMHEGKIVEQKTGEGKTLTATAALYLNALEGKGAHLVTVNDYLARRDAGWMGQVFHFLGLTTSAMISGQSLQYDPEYTEKDIADKRLAHLRPISRKAAYEADITYGINSEFGFDYLRDNMAQSPAQLVQRGFHFAIVDEADSVLIDEARTPHIISAPYDQDTSKYYDYSKIVKQLSPEMDFVIDEKLRTAHLTEKGIEKVEKILGVDNIYEKDFDTLSYIEASLKAQTLFQLDKDYIVRNGEVIIVDEFTGRLLEGRRFSEGLHQAIEAKEGVQIKQESKTLATVSLQNYFRMYEKLAGMTGTASTEAEEFNKIYNADVLVIPTHRDMARVDHPDLIFKTMRGKYNAVVDDIAEQYKKGRPVLVGTTSIDKNEHLSRLLKQKGIPHELLNAKNHEREAHIIAQAGKKHAVTVATNMAGRGVDIVLGGGVERGSFKSEAEYKKAYEAWEKEHADIIKLGGLYVIGTERHESRRIDNQLRGRSGRQGDHGETRFYVSLEDDVMRIFGGEQIANMMTMLNFPEDQPLSHGMVSRAIEQAQVKVEGFNFDIRKHLVEYDDVLNRQRDIIYSLRRKLLNYPETDPKAFQETVYRVIDEQIAMMGANFFALKETQDEIREQFEKDVDVLLDIKKEQLNKILEDNDEEAFQEYLTKQARKHYASRAEKLGEQMWNQVVRSLFLSTIDQYWTQHLTAIDDLRQGINLRGFAQMDPLVEYKNEAFMMFEKLLSDINYESIRRIMRVEIQEPKQAEEIKEKQQQKQPMQFQAASAVDPFSGKQKEPAQQPTQQPAQKAVSLNAPKKKTLGRNDPCWCGSGKKFKKCHYPEMG